A section of the Solitalea canadensis DSM 3403 genome encodes:
- a CDS encoding hybrid sensor histidine kinase/response regulator transcription factor, whose amino-acid sequence MKRSVLIVLLVSCIYALGFAQTNQYQFLHLDIHMGLSHNEVNCIFKDKKGFMWIGTMSGLNRFDGYKFKVFKHDLRDTTTINDDYIANIFEGPDEKLWIQTRTGFNIYDPLTETFRRNVQPILTLIGIKDISVKDIRKDTRGNYWFLSDVSGLYKYNGSKASAIRNGGSGTEAPITGIAENSQGHLWLIRNNGDLELLDGHTNKIINRITSYAKTVKEPGDLRIFVDAQDELWIYNYSVPKGVIYINPKTTTQLPINKDSGSIRLNTNLVNGVVQDDKGVIWIATDHGGVNLIDKRNFSVRYLLNKEDDSKTIGQNSIITIYKDRDGIIWTGTFKKGISYYHENIIQFPIYKRRQSDANSLSYDDVNRFVEDAKGNIWIGTNGGGLIYFNRKTGKFTQYKHNPASPNSLSNDVIVGMCIDHEQKLWIGTYYGGLDCFDGSRFIHYRHNEADPTSISDDRVWEILEDSQQRLWVGTLSGGLDLLDRKTNRFTHFNRDTPNSIRSNYISSLLEGNEGNIWIGTSEGFDVLEKKSNRFIHYGHVENDFETLSNNNVITFLKDASGRIWVATREGLNVFTVKRKKLATIDDRTGLPSSTIVGILEDKNRNIWVSTPNGIARIAVNGNEQKGLTFDIKTFDEQDGLQGRAFNERSAMRTSTGELIFGGANGFNLFVPATISTTNNTAPILLTDFQVFNKSVTAGSKINGKILLDKSISATDEIVLKHSDNVFSLEFAALNFTHPDKIKYSYMLEGFDKDWLTTDGETRKATYTNLDPGTYVFRVRTSANNGKGQEKELALKINVLPPFWRTPLAYFCYVLALFGILYIIRRRGIEKIKSKFKLEQERQQAQRMHELDMMKIKFFTNVSHEFRTPLSLILAPLDKMLKQANNQDEIIQLQMISRNAKRLLNMVNQLLDFRKMEVHEHKLYPKRGDIIRFIKELSYSFTDMADKKHIIFVFNSDIQSLTTDFDHDKVERILFNLLSNAFKFTPENGNISVKVKLKNDAVKAAESVLEITVEDSGIGIEPDKQQRIFEQFFQNGTPGSIVNQGSGIGLSITKEFVRLHNGTIRVESEPGLGSSFIVDLPVNVAEFQTLTEGSEAFEVSYHYLSAEPVITDKTVKKATLLIVEDNDDFRFYLKDNLKQYFTIIEASNGKEGWQKALAQHPDLIVSDISMPEMSGTELCSKIKQDKRTTHIPVILLTALVGEEQVLKGLETGASDYMTKPFNFQVLLSKIRNLLYQQESLRKTFRKQIEVKPGEITVESADEKFMQQVMLVIEKNISNSEFSVEELSAEVNMSRVALYKKVLTLTGKTPVEFIKSIRLNRAAQLLEKSQLTISEIAYEVGFTNPKYFTKTFKSAYGILPSAYANKHHGEEEHELP is encoded by the coding sequence ATGAAACGTAGTGTATTAATAGTATTACTGGTCTCTTGTATTTATGCACTTGGTTTTGCTCAAACCAACCAATACCAGTTTTTACATCTCGATATTCATATGGGACTTTCGCACAATGAGGTCAACTGTATTTTTAAAGATAAGAAAGGGTTTATGTGGATTGGAACCATGTCGGGTTTAAACCGTTTCGATGGGTATAAATTCAAGGTTTTTAAGCATGACCTGCGCGACACAACAACCATTAATGACGATTACATAGCCAATATTTTTGAAGGACCGGATGAAAAATTATGGATACAAACCCGTACCGGCTTCAATATTTATGATCCTCTTACCGAAACCTTTAGAAGAAATGTTCAACCAATACTTACACTAATAGGGATTAAAGATATTTCTGTTAAGGATATCCGGAAAGATACTCGTGGCAATTATTGGTTTTTAAGTGATGTTTCAGGTCTTTACAAATACAATGGCTCAAAAGCCTCAGCAATCAGGAATGGAGGTTCCGGCACCGAAGCTCCGATTACCGGCATTGCTGAAAATTCTCAGGGTCATTTATGGTTGATCCGGAATAATGGCGATCTTGAGCTATTAGACGGGCATACCAACAAGATCATCAATCGCATTACTTCATATGCCAAAACAGTTAAGGAACCTGGTGATTTACGGATTTTTGTTGATGCACAAGATGAATTATGGATTTACAATTATTCAGTTCCTAAAGGGGTCATCTATATAAATCCTAAAACAACTACTCAACTACCTATAAACAAAGACTCTGGATCCATCAGATTAAATACAAATCTTGTTAATGGAGTAGTTCAGGATGATAAAGGTGTAATTTGGATTGCTACGGATCATGGCGGTGTTAATCTTATCGATAAGCGAAATTTCAGTGTCCGCTACTTGCTAAATAAAGAGGATGATTCTAAAACTATAGGTCAGAACAGTATCATCACAATTTATAAAGATCGGGATGGCATTATCTGGACCGGTACTTTTAAAAAAGGTATTAGTTATTACCATGAAAATATTATTCAGTTTCCAATTTACAAACGTCGCCAATCGGATGCCAACAGCTTATCTTATGATGATGTAAACCGTTTTGTGGAGGATGCAAAAGGAAATATATGGATTGGTACAAATGGGGGTGGCCTGATTTATTTCAATCGAAAAACAGGGAAATTTACCCAGTATAAGCATAATCCTGCGAGTCCGAACAGCTTAAGCAACGATGTAATTGTAGGAATGTGTATTGATCATGAACAGAAATTGTGGATCGGTACTTATTATGGAGGTCTCGATTGTTTTGACGGAAGCAGGTTTATCCATTATCGTCATAATGAAGCCGATCCAACCAGCATTAGTGATGATCGTGTTTGGGAAATACTCGAAGATTCTCAACAGCGCTTGTGGGTAGGTACTTTGTCAGGCGGACTCGACTTGCTTGATCGCAAAACCAATAGATTTACCCATTTTAATCGTGATACACCTAATTCTATCCGTTCAAATTACATTTCTTCACTGTTGGAAGGTAATGAAGGAAATATATGGATTGGAACATCTGAAGGATTTGATGTGTTGGAGAAAAAATCTAACCGTTTTATCCATTATGGGCATGTTGAAAATGACTTTGAAACGCTGAGCAATAATAACGTCATTACTTTTTTGAAAGATGCATCGGGCAGAATTTGGGTGGCAACACGGGAGGGGCTAAATGTATTTACTGTAAAAAGGAAAAAGCTGGCAACAATAGATGACCGCACCGGATTACCAAGTAGCACTATTGTCGGAATTTTAGAAGATAAGAATCGTAATATCTGGGTAAGTACGCCTAACGGAATTGCTCGCATTGCCGTTAATGGAAATGAACAAAAAGGATTAACGTTTGATATCAAAACCTTTGACGAACAGGATGGATTGCAGGGAAGAGCTTTTAATGAACGTTCAGCAATGAGGACTTCTACCGGGGAGCTAATTTTTGGAGGGGCGAACGGGTTTAACTTGTTTGTTCCTGCTACTATCAGCACAACGAATAACACGGCACCAATTTTATTGACAGATTTCCAGGTTTTTAATAAGAGTGTTACGGCAGGTTCCAAAATCAATGGTAAAATTCTTTTAGATAAGTCAATTAGTGCAACAGATGAAATTGTATTAAAGCACAGTGATAATGTATTTTCTCTGGAGTTTGCGGCCCTAAATTTCACGCATCCTGATAAGATCAAATACAGTTATATGCTGGAGGGTTTCGACAAGGATTGGCTAACAACCGATGGAGAAACCAGAAAAGCTACTTATACCAACCTTGATCCAGGAACCTATGTTTTCAGGGTAAGAACCTCGGCTAATAATGGTAAAGGACAAGAAAAAGAACTTGCACTTAAAATAAACGTACTTCCTCCGTTTTGGAGAACACCATTAGCTTATTTCTGCTACGTATTGGCATTATTCGGAATTCTTTACATTATCCGAAGAAGAGGTATTGAGAAGATCAAGTCCAAGTTTAAACTTGAACAGGAACGTCAGCAAGCACAGCGTATGCATGAATTGGATATGATGAAAATTAAATTTTTCACCAATGTAAGTCATGAGTTCAGAACTCCGTTATCATTGATATTGGCTCCGTTGGATAAAATGCTAAAGCAAGCTAACAATCAAGATGAAATTATTCAGCTGCAAATGATCAGCAGAAATGCCAAACGACTGCTTAATATGGTTAATCAACTGCTTGATTTCCGAAAGATGGAGGTGCATGAGCATAAGCTCTATCCTAAGCGCGGTGATATTATCCGTTTTATTAAGGAGTTATCTTACTCATTTACTGATATGGCTGATAAAAAGCATATTATCTTTGTGTTTAATTCGGATATACAATCGCTTACAACAGATTTTGATCATGATAAGGTCGAACGGATTTTGTTTAACCTGCTATCCAATGCTTTTAAATTTACACCTGAAAACGGAAATATATCGGTAAAAGTAAAGCTGAAAAATGATGCAGTTAAAGCAGCTGAATCAGTTCTTGAGATCACGGTAGAAGATAGTGGTATTGGTATTGAACCCGACAAGCAGCAACGGATTTTCGAGCAGTTTTTCCAGAATGGAACACCGGGATCGATTGTTAACCAGGGGAGTGGAATCGGACTTTCTATTACCAAGGAATTCGTTCGCCTACATAACGGAACAATTCGGGTAGAAAGCGAACCTGGTTTAGGCAGTAGTTTTATTGTCGACTTGCCTGTAAACGTTGCCGAGTTTCAAACACTTACCGAAGGGTCTGAAGCTTTTGAAGTAAGCTATCATTATCTGTCCGCCGAACCAGTAATTACGGATAAAACCGTTAAAAAAGCTACGTTGCTGATTGTGGAAGATAATGATGACTTTCGTTTTTACCTGAAGGATAATCTGAAACAGTATTTTACCATTATCGAAGCTTCAAACGGAAAAGAAGGCTGGCAAAAAGCGTTAGCTCAACATCCTGATCTGATTGTAAGTGATATTTCAATGCCCGAAATGAGCGGCACTGAGCTTTGCAGTAAAATTAAACAGGATAAACGAACTACTCATATTCCTGTCATTTTGCTGACTGCACTGGTTGGTGAGGAACAGGTGCTAAAGGGTCTTGAAACCGGAGCGAGCGATTACATGACTAAGCCGTTTAATTTTCAGGTGTTGCTTTCAAAAATCAGAAATTTGCTTTATCAGCAGGAATCGTTGCGTAAAACGTTCAGGAAGCAGATTGAAGTTAAACCGGGAGAAATTACAGTTGAATCGGCCGATGAAAAGTTTATGCAACAGGTAATGCTGGTGATTGAGAAAAATATCAGCAATTCAGAGTTTTCTGTTGAAGAATTAAGTGCCGAAGTAAATATGAGTCGTGTTGCGCTTTATAAAAAAGTGTTAACCTTAACCGGAAAAACTCCTGTAGAATTTATTAAATCTATTCGCTTAAATCGGGCTGCACAGTTATTGGAGAAAAGTCAGCTTACCATTTCAGAAATAGCCTATGAAGTAGGCTTCACAAATCCTAAATACTTTACCAAAACGTTCAAATCAGCTTATGGAATTCTGCCTTCTGCTTATGCTAATAAGCATCATGGAGAAGAAGAGCATGAGCTGCCGTAG
- a CDS encoding TIM-barrel domain-containing protein yields the protein MYQRLLAAIIVGTFFSAAVHLEVMAQTPGFKKLPNGIIVDLSQSSAAKSGTVKLEVINEKIIHVIAFPEQEQPLQKSLMAIESPAKGVKWDAVQRGNQIVLKTGEITATVSAITGAVSFTDKNGKPLVAEVGVNGREFKPVSVGGELSYAIHQQFESPEDEAIYGLGQHQDDMMNYKNQHVDLYQYNTKVAIPFLLSNKNYGILWDNYSLTKVGDTRDYQPLSGLKLYSAKGEVGWLTATYEWKNTSNEKPIVRGESTIDYSFLKDQHKFPVNYKLSNNGFIHWDGAIESGYTGIHQFNVKYAGYIKVWIDGKLLVNKWRQAWNPGSSVTPIFLTKGQKYSIKIEWLPDGNESYLAVNWLSPVPEKDKNKYAFESESADAINYYFIAGANADEVISGYRQITGKASILPKWAMGFWQSRERYKTQEEILSTVNEFRSRKIPLDNIVLDWSYWKQNDWGSQQFDSSRFNNPSEMIKTLHDKYHTNFIISVWPKFYEGISSYKYMDENGWLYKRNIADQRRDWIGAGYTSTFYDALNPNARAGFWNLLNKNLYAKGVDGWWMDAAEPDIHSNLDVQARKDVMTPTYLGSSTKYFNAFPLCNAMGIYEGQRQTNPNQRVLILTRSAYAGQQRFATIVWSGDIASRWEDYKTQIPAGINFSMSGLPYWSMDAGGFSVEPRFEKATGDDLEEWRELNTRWYQFAAFVPVFRAHGQFPYREIYNIAPEGHPAYSSMFYYNKLRYRLMPYIYSLAGQAYHNDYTIMRGLVMDFSADASVNNIKDEYMLGPALLVNPVTDFHATSRTVYLPKGNGWYNLYDGKYQDGGQQVTVYAPYERIPVFVKEGSIIPFGPELQYTSEKPADPTTLYVYCGKNAEFTIYEDEGTNYNYEKGSYSTIKLSYDEASKSLTIGNRSGSFNGMLKNRTFKIIWIDKDQPSTLDFDKKADEIIKYNGKSLTIARRAI from the coding sequence ATGTATCAACGTTTACTTGCTGCAATTATAGTAGGTACTTTCTTTTCGGCTGCGGTTCATCTTGAAGTGATGGCGCAAACTCCGGGATTTAAGAAATTGCCTAATGGTATAATTGTAGATCTTTCTCAATCATCAGCTGCGAAATCAGGAACCGTAAAATTGGAAGTGATCAATGAAAAGATCATCCATGTTATTGCATTTCCTGAGCAGGAACAGCCGTTACAAAAAAGCCTGATGGCAATTGAGTCGCCGGCTAAAGGAGTGAAGTGGGATGCCGTGCAGCGTGGCAATCAGATTGTTCTAAAAACGGGTGAAATTACAGCAACTGTTTCCGCTATTACAGGAGCGGTTTCTTTTACAGATAAAAATGGGAAGCCATTAGTAGCAGAAGTTGGAGTAAATGGTCGGGAGTTTAAACCGGTGTCGGTGGGTGGTGAGTTATCATATGCCATCCATCAACAATTTGAATCACCGGAAGATGAAGCCATTTATGGTCTGGGGCAGCATCAGGACGATATGATGAATTACAAAAATCAACATGTCGATCTATACCAGTACAATACCAAAGTTGCGATTCCATTTTTGCTTTCGAACAAGAACTATGGAATTCTTTGGGATAATTACTCATTGACCAAAGTAGGGGATACTCGCGATTATCAACCTTTATCCGGACTCAAACTTTATTCGGCAAAAGGTGAAGTGGGGTGGTTAACCGCAACCTATGAATGGAAAAATACCTCGAATGAAAAACCGATTGTTAGAGGTGAATCAACTATTGACTATTCGTTTCTTAAAGATCAACACAAGTTCCCTGTCAACTATAAATTATCAAATAATGGATTTATTCATTGGGATGGTGCAATTGAATCTGGTTATACTGGTATTCATCAGTTTAATGTTAAATATGCCGGTTATATTAAAGTGTGGATAGACGGCAAGTTATTGGTCAACAAGTGGCGTCAGGCTTGGAACCCTGGTTCTTCCGTGACGCCTATTTTTCTAACCAAAGGCCAAAAATACTCAATCAAAATTGAGTGGTTGCCTGATGGTAATGAATCATACCTGGCCGTTAACTGGTTGAGTCCGGTCCCGGAAAAAGATAAAAACAAATATGCTTTTGAGTCAGAGTCGGCCGATGCAATCAACTATTACTTTATTGCTGGTGCTAATGCTGATGAGGTAATAAGTGGCTACAGACAAATTACGGGTAAGGCTTCTATTCTTCCTAAGTGGGCCATGGGATTCTGGCAAAGCCGTGAGCGATATAAAACTCAAGAGGAAATCCTTTCTACTGTAAATGAATTCCGAAGTAGAAAAATCCCTTTAGATAACATTGTTTTGGATTGGTCATACTGGAAACAAAACGACTGGGGAAGCCAGCAGTTCGATAGTAGTCGTTTCAATAATCCATCAGAAATGATCAAAACGCTGCATGATAAATACCACACCAATTTTATCATATCGGTATGGCCTAAATTTTATGAAGGTATCAGTAGCTATAAATACATGGATGAAAACGGTTGGCTGTATAAACGTAATATCGCCGATCAACGTCGTGATTGGATAGGTGCCGGTTATACCTCAACTTTTTACGATGCATTAAATCCTAATGCGAGAGCTGGTTTCTGGAACCTGCTGAATAAAAATCTGTATGCAAAAGGTGTTGACGGTTGGTGGATGGATGCCGCAGAACCTGATATTCACTCTAATCTGGATGTGCAGGCTCGTAAAGATGTAATGACGCCTACTTATCTGGGATCATCAACCAAATACTTCAATGCGTTTCCTTTATGCAACGCCATGGGCATTTATGAAGGCCAACGTCAAACAAATCCTAATCAACGTGTACTTATCCTAACAAGGTCGGCTTATGCTGGTCAGCAACGTTTTGCTACCATTGTTTGGAGTGGTGATATCGCTTCTCGTTGGGAAGATTATAAAACACAGATCCCTGCAGGTATCAACTTTTCGATGTCGGGTTTACCTTACTGGAGTATGGATGCAGGAGGTTTTTCTGTGGAGCCACGCTTTGAGAAAGCTACGGGTGATGACTTGGAAGAATGGAGAGAATTAAATACCCGTTGGTATCAGTTTGCTGCATTTGTTCCTGTATTCCGTGCTCACGGACAGTTCCCTTATCGTGAAATCTATAATATAGCTCCTGAAGGCCATCCGGCTTATAGTAGTATGTTTTACTACAACAAGCTACGCTATCGCTTAATGCCTTACATCTATTCATTGGCCGGACAAGCATATCATAATGATTACACCATTATGCGTGGATTGGTAATGGATTTTTCGGCTGATGCGTCAGTAAATAATATCAAAGATGAATACATGCTGGGGCCTGCACTATTGGTTAACCCGGTAACTGATTTCCATGCAACATCAAGGACGGTGTATTTACCGAAAGGAAACGGTTGGTACAACCTATATGATGGGAAATATCAGGACGGCGGCCAACAGGTGACTGTTTATGCCCCTTATGAACGCATTCCGGTTTTTGTTAAGGAAGGTTCAATTATTCCATTTGGCCCTGAACTTCAATATACTTCTGAGAAACCTGCAGACCCAACCACACTCTATGTGTACTGTGGTAAGAATGCCGAGTTTACCATCTATGAAGATGAGGGTACCAATTACAACTATGAGAAAGGAAGCTATTCAACCATTAAACTCAGTTACGACGAAGCAAGCAAATCGCTGACAATTGGTAACAGAAGTGGAAGCTTTAATGGTATGCTAAAGAACAGAACATTTAAAATCATCTGGATCGATAAAGATCAGCCGTCAACATTGGATTTTGATAAAAAGGCGGATGAGATAATTAAATACAATGGTAAGTCATTAACCATCGCAAGAAGAGCGATTTAA
- a CDS encoding SusC/RagA family TonB-linked outer membrane protein, which translates to MNKIITKGKIVVFLWTMIFALSLSNSVLAQTVRKIKGAVTDAKDAQPIPGVTVQVKGGAGTSTDLNGEFSVSAKAGDVLVITFLGYKEKQLTVGSSDKYNINLVEDSRALDEVVVIGYGTQKKKLVTGANVQVKGEDLQKQSTTNALQALQGQAPGVQITSTSGQPGEALNVVIRGKGTVGNSGPLYVVDGVQTGDINYLNPADIESIDVLKDAASAAIYGSQSANGVVLVTTKSGKSGKSQITFDAYFGEQRLPRQANLLNAQQYATIMNEAAINSGKSPYFTNDAIAAMSSGTNWIDQMFVDKAPTQNYTFGAQGGNETSNYSASLAYTNQQGIVGGESLSNYERYNIRINSSHKLYKDIITLGENVSFAYINNNGIGVGNQYNNSLRGAFNTSPFVPMYDDKGNFFDNSNSDWNNGEANPYATMYYSNQNTNNNQRLLGNIYLGVEPIKNLRFKTTLGLDYGAFEGRSFLPVYSLSIYSFNDVTNVNQNMSKGRALTWDNQLSYNFNLKSVHNFEVMVGSSSYQYSGSGLNASNKNLIFNDLEHAWLTNATNTEGANIGLGGAPNTPDKRMSYFGRLTYNYKEKYMLNATLRGDGSSRFAAGNRWGFFPSVSAGWVATNEAFMKSTSGWLDFFKLRASWGQVGNQNIAAFQYLAPIKFDNTNYIFGQEEAVLAAGAYPSRLGNPDLTWETSEQTDIGFDATFLNNKFSVNFDYYIKDTKDWLITAPILATAGADAPFINGGTVRNSGVELALNYRDKIGDNFNYTIGINGAYNKNKVGNIPTNDGIIHGEVNRLYDNSLEFYRAENGFPIGYFWGLKTAGIFQNEGEVSSYKAPNGTLIQPSAKPGDVRYVDLNNDGVIDNEDRTMVGKPNPDYTYGINLSASYKGFDFALLASGVVGADIVQSYRNQANAKANYSASILDRWHGEGSSFTTPRVTEDNKNWTQFSDLYIKNGDYLRINNVTLGYDFGKLFKKSYLSQVRLYFSVQNLYTFTKYDGMDPEIGYNESFSSGVDLGYYPRPRTMMLGANIKF; encoded by the coding sequence ATGAATAAAATAATTACAAAAGGAAAAATAGTAGTCTTTCTGTGGACTATGATTTTTGCATTATCCTTGAGCAATAGTGTTTTAGCTCAAACCGTACGTAAAATAAAGGGTGCGGTAACAGATGCAAAAGATGCACAACCTATACCTGGCGTTACTGTACAGGTTAAGGGTGGAGCGGGTACTTCAACTGATTTAAATGGGGAGTTTTCAGTAAGTGCCAAAGCTGGTGATGTGTTAGTAATTACTTTTCTTGGCTACAAAGAAAAACAGCTTACTGTAGGATCATCAGATAAATACAACATCAACCTTGTGGAAGATTCACGAGCACTTGATGAGGTAGTGGTAATTGGTTACGGAACTCAGAAGAAAAAGCTGGTAACAGGTGCTAATGTTCAGGTAAAAGGGGAGGATTTACAGAAACAAAGCACAACAAATGCATTACAAGCCTTACAAGGACAAGCTCCGGGGGTTCAGATTACTTCAACTTCAGGTCAGCCGGGTGAAGCGCTAAACGTGGTAATTCGTGGTAAAGGTACGGTTGGCAACTCAGGTCCGCTTTATGTAGTTGACGGAGTACAAACAGGTGATATCAATTACTTAAACCCAGCCGATATCGAATCAATTGATGTACTGAAAGATGCTGCTTCGGCTGCTATTTATGGATCTCAGTCTGCTAACGGGGTGGTTTTGGTTACTACAAAATCGGGTAAATCAGGTAAATCACAAATCACATTTGATGCCTATTTCGGAGAGCAACGTTTACCACGCCAGGCTAATTTATTAAATGCACAGCAATACGCTACCATAATGAATGAAGCGGCAATTAACTCCGGTAAAAGTCCATATTTTACTAATGACGCTATTGCGGCAATGAGCAGTGGAACTAACTGGATCGACCAGATGTTTGTTGACAAAGCTCCAACCCAGAATTACACATTCGGCGCTCAGGGGGGCAATGAAACATCAAACTATTCGGCTTCATTAGCCTATACCAATCAACAAGGTATTGTTGGTGGTGAAAGTCTTTCAAATTACGAACGATATAATATTCGAATTAACTCTAGTCATAAGCTATACAAAGATATCATCACGCTGGGAGAGAATGTGAGTTTTGCTTACATTAACAACAACGGCATCGGGGTTGGTAACCAGTACAATAATTCTCTGCGCGGAGCCTTCAACACTAGTCCGTTTGTTCCAATGTATGACGATAAAGGAAACTTCTTTGATAACAGTAATTCAGACTGGAACAACGGAGAGGCTAACCCTTATGCGACAATGTATTACAGTAATCAAAATACTAATAATAACCAGCGCCTACTAGGTAATATTTACCTTGGCGTTGAGCCTATTAAAAACTTACGCTTTAAAACCACATTAGGTCTTGATTACGGTGCTTTTGAGGGACGTTCTTTCCTTCCGGTTTATTCGCTTTCTATTTACTCTTTTAATGATGTTACCAATGTAAATCAGAACATGAGTAAAGGTCGTGCACTTACCTGGGATAATCAGTTGAGCTATAATTTCAATTTGAAGTCGGTTCACAATTTTGAAGTAATGGTAGGAAGTTCTTCTTATCAATATTCAGGATCAGGGTTAAATGCAAGTAATAAAAATTTAATATTCAATGATTTAGAGCATGCTTGGTTAACTAATGCTACAAATACAGAAGGTGCAAATATTGGTTTGGGTGGTGCTCCAAACACACCTGATAAACGCATGTCGTACTTTGGCCGTTTAACCTATAACTACAAAGAAAAATACATGTTGAACGCCACCTTGAGAGGTGATGGGTCTTCACGTTTTGCAGCAGGCAATCGTTGGGGATTTTTCCCTTCGGTTTCGGCAGGCTGGGTAGCAACAAATGAGGCGTTTATGAAAAGCACTTCCGGTTGGTTAGACTTCTTTAAACTTCGTGCAAGCTGGGGACAAGTGGGAAATCAAAACATTGCTGCTTTCCAATACCTGGCGCCAATCAAGTTTGATAACACCAATTATATTTTCGGACAAGAAGAAGCCGTATTGGCTGCGGGAGCGTACCCAAGTCGTTTAGGCAACCCTGATCTTACCTGGGAAACTTCAGAACAAACAGATATCGGTTTTGATGCAACTTTCCTTAACAATAAGTTCAGTGTAAATTTTGATTACTATATCAAGGATACAAAAGACTGGTTAATTACTGCGCCAATCCTGGCTACTGCAGGCGCTGATGCTCCGTTCATCAATGGAGGTACAGTTAGAAACTCAGGTGTGGAGCTGGCATTAAACTACCGCGATAAAATTGGCGATAATTTTAATTATACGATCGGAATTAATGGTGCCTATAACAAAAATAAGGTAGGTAATATTCCAACAAATGATGGCATCATCCACGGGGAAGTTAATCGTTTATACGATAACTCACTTGAGTTTTACCGTGCAGAAAACGGTTTTCCAATCGGTTATTTCTGGGGATTAAAAACTGCGGGCATTTTCCAAAATGAAGGAGAGGTAAGCAGTTATAAAGCTCCAAATGGTACGCTTATTCAACCATCGGCAAAACCGGGTGATGTTCGTTACGTCGATCTAAACAACGACGGAGTAATTGACAATGAGGATAGAACAATGGTTGGTAAACCTAATCCTGATTACACATACGGAATTAACCTGTCGGCAAGTTACAAAGGTTTTGACTTTGCATTGTTGGCATCAGGAGTTGTTGGAGCTGACATTGTTCAATCATACCGTAACCAAGCTAACGCAAAAGCTAATTATTCAGCTTCTATTTTGGATCGCTGGCACGGAGAAGGCTCTTCATTTACTACACCACGTGTAACGGAAGACAATAAAAACTGGACTCAATTTTCTGACCTGTACATTAAAAATGGCGATTACCTACGCATTAATAATGTAACACTTGGCTATGACTTCGGGAAATTATTCAAGAAAAGTTACTTGAGTCAGGTACGTCTTTATTTCTCTGTACAAAACCTTTACACATTCACTAAATATGACGGCATGGATCCGGAGATCGGTTATAATGAGAGCTTCTCATCAGGTGTTGATTTAGGCTACTATCCTCGTCCGCGTACCATGATGTTGGGTGCAAATATTAAATTCTAA